One region of Bradyrhizobium betae genomic DNA includes:
- a CDS encoding TrmJ/YjtD family RNA methyltransferase, with protein MSGTDKSKAGLSLDGPIVILVEPQLGENIGMAARAMGNFALGALRIVNPRDGWPNIAAQRAAAGADHILEKVELFDTVEQAVADLDLLFATSARPHDQAKPVVGPEAAAAEISGHVAAGGKAGILFGRERWGLTNEEVGLSNRIITFPVNPGFASLNLAQAVLLVGYEWFKRATSGELPHAMPERSERASQHQIQAFFDNLIRELDKVEFLRPAEKRDTMLVNLRNIFTRMDPTKQDMHTLHGVVMAIAEGRKGPAKGGVLDGEQATRLRALLAEHGSGAPDSGSTVRGLARLLRRNPTDAERLLWQALTRDRRFAGGFKRQTPVGRHIPDFVSFPHRIAIELVNPGEGEAIAADRAGRRTWLQARDYRVIEIRAADVERDLETELVRLQGMIEQGS; from the coding sequence ATGTCGGGGACTGACAAGAGCAAGGCGGGCCTTTCCCTCGACGGTCCCATCGTGATCCTGGTCGAGCCGCAGCTCGGCGAGAACATCGGCATGGCCGCGCGCGCCATGGGCAATTTTGCGCTCGGCGCCTTGCGCATCGTCAACCCTCGCGACGGCTGGCCCAATATCGCCGCCCAGCGCGCCGCGGCCGGCGCCGACCATATTCTGGAAAAGGTCGAATTGTTCGATACGGTCGAGCAGGCGGTCGCCGATCTCGACCTGCTGTTCGCCACCAGCGCGCGCCCCCATGACCAGGCCAAGCCGGTGGTCGGGCCGGAAGCTGCCGCCGCCGAGATCTCCGGGCACGTTGCGGCCGGTGGCAAAGCCGGCATCCTGTTCGGACGAGAGCGCTGGGGCCTGACCAACGAGGAGGTCGGGCTCTCCAACCGCATCATCACCTTCCCGGTCAATCCGGGCTTTGCCTCGCTGAACCTCGCCCAGGCCGTGCTTCTGGTCGGCTATGAATGGTTCAAGCGGGCCACATCGGGCGAGCTGCCGCACGCCATGCCGGAGCGTTCCGAGCGCGCCTCGCAGCACCAGATCCAGGCCTTCTTCGACAATCTGATCCGGGAGCTCGACAAGGTCGAGTTCCTGCGGCCGGCCGAGAAGCGCGACACCATGCTGGTGAATTTGCGCAACATCTTCACCCGCATGGACCCGACCAAGCAGGACATGCACACCCTGCACGGGGTGGTGATGGCGATCGCGGAAGGGCGCAAGGGCCCGGCCAAGGGCGGCGTGCTCGACGGCGAGCAGGCCACGCGGCTGCGCGCGCTGCTGGCCGAGCACGGCAGCGGGGCGCCCGACAGCGGCTCGACCGTGCGCGGCCTCGCCCGCCTGCTGCGACGTAACCCGACCGATGCCGAGCGCCTGCTCTGGCAGGCGCTCACGCGCGATCGCCGTTTCGCGGGAGGCTTTAAGCGCCAGACCCCGGTCGGCCGCCACATCCCGGACTTCGTCTCCTTTCCGCACCGGATCGCGATCGAGCTTGTGAACCCGGGTGAAGGCGAGGCGATTGCGGCGGACCGCGCGGGCCGGCGGACGTGGCTTCAGGCGCGGGATTATCGGGTGATCGAGATCCGTGCGGCGGATGTGGAGCGGGATCTCGAGACGGAGCTGGTGCGGCTGCAAGGGATGATCGAGCAAGGTTCGTAG
- a CDS encoding GGDEF domain-containing protein: MQSEGGRYSLPRWRVMRWLTDVGPDVPADIRAALIAQLFGAIPIFAGGAINSVAIAAIIAYRLQTGPLVAWFVLELMICLARLAVLVAAHRAIRLHRPTPTDLHLLLSMAWSLSLGLGAIASIGSGDWMVAMLASMSTAAMIGGICFRNFGAPRFAGIMILICLGPVAVYIALLGEPMLYIMIYQVPMYLAAMAGAGFRLNRMLITTMRAERENSHRAHHDALTGLLNRAGLIDALETKLVDARRERRPFALFFADLDEFKPINDTFGHAAGDQVLKGVAARLRKAVHQGAAIARMGGDEFVALVDGATAEQALAMGQRIVGEIAAPYQVDGETRVGVGASVGIALGPDHGSQVDELLAVADAALYEAKSSGKSRCCLASIDVSLTALRRLHRSGTRATDGTSVAA; the protein is encoded by the coding sequence ATGCAGTCCGAAGGCGGACGATACAGCTTGCCGCGCTGGCGCGTGATGCGGTGGTTGACCGACGTCGGCCCCGACGTGCCGGCCGACATTCGCGCAGCCCTCATCGCCCAACTGTTTGGTGCGATCCCGATCTTTGCGGGCGGCGCCATCAATTCCGTCGCGATCGCGGCCATCATCGCCTATCGCCTGCAGACGGGGCCTCTTGTCGCCTGGTTCGTGCTCGAACTCATGATCTGCCTTGCGCGCCTCGCGGTTCTGGTCGCGGCGCATCGCGCGATCCGGCTGCACCGGCCCACCCCGACTGATCTTCATCTCCTGCTCTCGATGGCCTGGAGCCTGAGCCTCGGATTGGGCGCCATCGCAAGCATCGGCAGCGGCGACTGGATGGTCGCGATGCTCGCTTCGATGTCGACGGCAGCCATGATCGGCGGCATCTGCTTCCGTAATTTCGGCGCGCCGCGATTTGCCGGAATCATGATCCTGATCTGCCTCGGCCCCGTCGCCGTGTACATCGCTCTTCTCGGCGAGCCGATGCTCTACATCATGATCTATCAGGTCCCGATGTATCTCGCGGCAATGGCTGGCGCGGGCTTCCGGCTCAACCGGATGCTGATCACGACCATGCGGGCCGAGCGCGAGAACAGCCATCGCGCGCACCATGACGCGCTCACAGGGCTGCTGAACCGCGCCGGATTGATCGATGCGCTGGAGACGAAGCTCGTGGACGCACGTCGCGAGCGCCGCCCCTTCGCCCTGTTCTTCGCAGATCTCGACGAGTTCAAGCCGATCAACGACACGTTCGGGCATGCAGCCGGCGATCAGGTGCTCAAGGGCGTTGCCGCGCGGCTGCGCAAGGCGGTGCACCAAGGCGCGGCCATCGCGCGGATGGGCGGTGACGAATTCGTCGCGCTGGTCGATGGCGCCACGGCCGAGCAGGCGCTGGCGATGGGACAACGCATCGTCGGCGAAATCGCGGCGCCCTACCAGGTCGATGGCGAAACCCGCGTCGGTGTCGGTGCGAGCGTTGGTATTGCACTGGGCCCGGACCATGGCTCCCAGGTGGACGAGCTGCTCGCGGTCGCGGATGCTGCCCTCTACGAGGCGAAATCCAGCGGCAAGTCTCGTTGCTGCCTGGCGTCGATCGATGTGAGCCTGACTGCGCTGCGCCGACTTCATCGCAGCGGCACGCGCGCCACGGATGGCACCAGCGTCGCCGCTTGA